DNA from Solanum stenotomum isolate F172 chromosome 3, ASM1918654v1, whole genome shotgun sequence:
ACCTTTTCTTCTTGTCACATTATTAACAACGACATTTTTCCTCGTAAAAGCTCAAGACGTTGCTGAACCGGTACTCGATGTTTCCGGTAATGCTGTCCGTAGAGGAGTGAATTATTACATCCTTCCAGCGGATCGGGGCAACGGTGGTGGACTTCAAGTTGCATCCATTAGGAACCGGACCAACCCGCTGGTCGTAAGCCAAAACGCCGATGAATCTGTAATCGGCGTTAACGTTCAATTTTCACCAGTGGATCCTAAAGAAAATACCGTTAGATTATCGATTGATATGAACGTAAAATTTACGTCTATGGTAATATCTGATTCTTCCACAGTATGGAGAATTAATACTGAATTAATTCCAGAACGTTATTTGGTTACAATTGGCGGAGTAGAAGGAAATCCTGGTCGTGAAACTTTAGGGAATTGGTTTAATATTGACAAGTACGAGGATGCTTACAAACTTGTGTATTGTCCTGTTGTTTGTGAGATATGTAGACCGTTTTGTGGAGAAATAGGTATACTTGAGGAAAATGGAAAAAGGGTTTTGTTTGTTGGTAGAGATCCACCTCTCAAAGTTACATTTCATAAGGTCTagaattattaatattttatactatGGTactaagtatatataatatgtgtGTGATTTCACTGTATATAGTTTGTATCAGTGAAGAAATAAGGAAGAGTATGTCTTCTAGTAGTGTTGATAATGTAATGGAGTAATAAAGATTGCTATGACTTTTATTCGTGAAATTACTGTTATATATAGTGTATAATACGTTATACATGCactataaatacatataaaaataagataTGAAATCCCATTTAAGATTTGTCAACTTATAGATCATATTGTAATAGCATAAGGGTGGCCTACAGTCAAAATTAAAAGATGCCTTAATTTTATTTGACATAAtcttttgttcattttattataaatttattcttATAGCTTATTCAATCTCGTTagttaatcaatttattttc
Protein-coding regions in this window:
- the LOC125859812 gene encoding kunitz trypsin inhibitor 5-like, whose amino-acid sequence is MKVINITRFIVPFLLVTLLTTTFFLVKAQDVAEPVLDVSGNAVRRGVNYYILPADRGNGGGLQVASIRNRTNPLVVSQNADESVIGVNVQFSPVDPKENTVRLSIDMNVKFTSMVISDSSTVWRINTELIPERYLVTIGGVEGNPGRETLGNWFNIDKYEDAYKLVYCPVVCEICRPFCGEIGILEENGKRVLFVGRDPPLKVTFHKV